The sequence CTTAAATATTGCGCTCTTTTTGGAACTTCAATACCTAAAAGTTTTTCTAAAGTCATCCACCATCCCATATTATTAATAGGAGAGGAGCAATAGTTCATACGATCTGTAAGAGGAGTAATTTGGTAAAAAGGACGATTTTCAGCGATTTTCTCAAATGCTCTATGGATGTAACCAACGGTTGGTTCAGCTTCAAGAATTCTTTCTCCATCCATTAGTAAGATGTTCTGAAAGATACCGTGAGTAGCTGGGTGTGTAGGACCTAAATTCAGAACAGAAAGCTCGCTTCCGTCTTCATTGTGTCGCTCCTTAATTATTTTAGCATAACGATGCTCTGGTGGTAATAATAGTTCTGACATTTTATAATGTTGAATTATTTATTTTATCTTCTATTTCAATTTTTAGATTTGGAATATGTTTTACAACAATACTCCAAATGTTTTCATCAGATATGCTATCATAAGCATGAATGATTTGGTTTCTAAGACCAATTATTCGACGAGCATTTGTAATTTCAAATTCTGTGTTTTCTTTTAGAATTCTGTTTACTGCTTCGCCTATGATTTCTAAATTTCTTTCAATACCTCTTTTTAACAAAGTGTTTTTAGAATAATTAGAAAATGTTTTTTCTTCATTTAAAAGAAAACTATCAATCTCTTCAATGGCTAATTTTATATCAAATAATGATTTTAAAATTCTTTCATCCATAGATTAATTGTTTTTCTCTATCTATAACTTTTCTGAAAACTGGATTTTTGATAGCTTGATTTTCAATTAAATCTACAGCCCGGTCAAATAGTAATTCAACCTTTTCTTTAAAATCCATATAATTATCAAAATAGTCTTCTAAATTAATTGATGAAAATTGAATTAACATATCAATATCACTTTCGTCATTAAATTGATCTGTTAAGATAGAACCAAACAAATGCAATTTCTCAACATGATGTTCCATGCAGAGCTGATTGAGTTTTTGTTTATTTTGTTCTATCAGTTTCATTTAACTTAGCAATTTGATACTGTTCTTCCGAAGAATCTGTCATCTTTATCAGTTCTTCCGCTGTCTTCCATTGGGAATTCTTTTCTCATTGGGAAAGACACCATTTCGTCCATATTCAAAATACGTTTCAATTGCGGATGACCAATAAAATTGATTCCGAAGAAATCGTAAGTTTCTCTTTCCATCCAATTTGAACTCAAGAAAATATTTGAAACAGATTTTATTTCAGGTTTTTCACCATTTAAATAAACTTTGATTCTGATGCGTTTATTTTCGATCCAGTT comes from Flavobacterium sp. KACC 22761 and encodes:
- a CDS encoding NADH-quinone oxidoreductase subunit C, translated to MALENTLIQDKLVETFNNDVFNFHQERDIFTLEASADKITALILFLKNDADLQFHFLTDLCGIHYPDNELERQFAVVYHLHNWIENKRIRIKVYLNGEKPEIKSVSNIFLSSNWMERETYDFFGINFIGHPQLKRILNMDEMVSFPMRKEFPMEDSGRTDKDDRFFGRTVSNC
- a CDS encoding DUF86 domain-containing protein codes for the protein MDERILKSLFDIKLAIEEIDSFLLNEEKTFSNYSKNTLLKRGIERNLEIIGEAVNRILKENTEFEITNARRIIGLRNQIIHAYDSISDENIWSIVVKHIPNLKIEIEDKINNSTL
- a CDS encoding nucleotidyltransferase domain-containing protein, whose amino-acid sequence is MKLIEQNKQKLNQLCMEHHVEKLHLFGSILTDQFNDESDIDMLIQFSSINLEDYFDNYMDFKEKVELLFDRAVDLIENQAIKNPVFRKVIDREKQLIYG